The following proteins are co-located in the Thermococcus celericrescens genome:
- a CDS encoding UbiA prenyltransferase family protein — protein MLRAVIRNARILDGRAFIGMGLLGLAFSLGATPDVTRVLVFLISLALYVAYAFAINNCFDADTDSINPRKREKNPIASGELSFRAGVASSLAMALLGLMLASNLGTGELVVYASMILLATVYSAPPRLKARPVADVLSHGIFFGALPFLYGAHLDGSVTAEEWSIAAAVFLYSLALELRNHL, from the coding sequence ATGCTCCGCGCGGTTATCAGAAACGCTCGAATCCTCGATGGGAGGGCATTCATAGGCATGGGGCTCCTGGGTCTCGCGTTCAGTTTGGGGGCCACCCCCGATGTCACCCGTGTGCTCGTGTTCCTGATTTCACTCGCCCTCTACGTGGCCTATGCCTTCGCGATAAACAACTGCTTCGACGCGGATACCGACTCGATAAACCCGAGAAAGAGGGAGAAAAACCCCATCGCCAGCGGTGAGCTGAGCTTTAGGGCGGGGGTTGCCTCTTCCCTCGCTATGGCACTGCTGGGACTGATGCTTGCTAGCAACCTCGGGACGGGGGAGCTGGTGGTGTACGCGTCGATGATCTTACTGGCGACCGTTTATTCCGCCCCGCCGAGGCTCAAGGCGCGGCCGGTGGCGGACGTTCTCTCCCACGGCATCTTCTTTGGAGCCCTGCCCTTCCTCTACGGGGCCCACCTCGACGGCTCAGTCACGGCGGAGGAGTGGAGCATCGCCGCCGCGGTGTTCCTCTATTCCCTGGCCCTCGAGCTCAGGAACCACCTAG
- the speE gene encoding polyamine aminopropyltransferase has translation MGYNEKERAFIEWYPRGYGVGFKVKQRIFETQTEYQRIEIYETEGFGKLLILDGTVQLVEIGEESYHEALVHPVMLAHPNPRRVLVIGGGDGGTLREVLRHKTVEKATMVEIDEGVVEASYLYLDVASELLDRLIKKEEPRGELIIGDGVRYLKETDERFDVIIVDSTDPVGPAKLLFSEGFYRSAYEKLNERGLYITQAGSVYLFTNELLDAYRAMKKVFDRVYYFSFPVIGYASPWSFLVGVKGDIDFGKVDVERGRGLELYYYDPERHGTLFQMPKYVRDLLERA, from the coding sequence ATGGGATACAACGAGAAGGAAAGGGCTTTCATCGAATGGTACCCTCGCGGTTACGGCGTTGGCTTCAAGGTCAAGCAGCGCATCTTTGAGACGCAGACGGAGTACCAGCGCATCGAAATTTATGAAACAGAGGGTTTCGGCAAGCTGCTCATCCTCGACGGTACGGTTCAGCTCGTCGAGATCGGGGAGGAGAGCTACCACGAGGCGCTCGTTCACCCGGTCATGCTCGCCCACCCGAACCCGAGGAGAGTGCTCGTTATAGGGGGAGGCGACGGCGGCACGTTGAGGGAAGTCCTCAGGCACAAAACGGTTGAAAAGGCCACGATGGTGGAGATAGACGAGGGCGTTGTCGAGGCCTCCTACCTCTACCTTGACGTTGCCTCGGAACTCCTGGACAGGCTCATAAAGAAGGAGGAGCCAAGGGGAGAGCTCATCATCGGCGACGGGGTGAGGTACCTGAAGGAGACCGACGAGCGTTTCGACGTCATAATAGTTGACTCCACAGACCCCGTCGGCCCAGCGAAGCTTCTATTCAGCGAGGGGTTCTACAGAAGCGCCTATGAGAAGCTCAACGAGAGGGGCCTCTACATCACCCAGGCGGGAAGCGTCTATCTCTTCACGAACGAACTCCTCGACGCCTACAGGGCGATGAAGAAGGTCTTCGACAGGGTTTACTACTTCAGCTTCCCAGTTATAGGCTACGCATCCCCCTGGAGCTTCCTGGTCGGTGTGAAGGGGGACATCGATTTCGGGAAGGTCGACGTCGAGAGGGGAAGGGGGCTCGAGCTTTACTACTACGACCCGGAGAGGCACGGGACCCTCTTCCAGATGCCCAAATACGTCAGGGACCTCCTTGAGAGGGCCTGA